Proteins encoded within one genomic window of Actinoplanes octamycinicus:
- a CDS encoding flagellar export protein FliJ produces the protein MNRLFRLTPVLRARKAQEDAARGELIQSRAEIREAQALVKRRQLDLVGQDAPTEGSARAMVAALVARQSLAAGVFSAQRMVTDAEEVEREKLAALTDAAKRRRAVEMLSERHAAMVKAHDLRTDQANLDELAVTSKARNAASGAAGSPDENGSNA, from the coding sequence ATGAACCGCCTGTTCCGTCTCACTCCGGTGCTCCGCGCGCGCAAGGCGCAGGAGGACGCCGCGCGCGGTGAGCTGATCCAGTCCCGCGCCGAGATCCGGGAGGCGCAGGCGCTGGTGAAGCGCCGGCAACTGGACCTGGTCGGGCAGGACGCGCCGACCGAGGGTTCGGCCCGGGCGATGGTCGCGGCCCTGGTGGCGCGGCAGTCGCTGGCCGCCGGGGTGTTCAGCGCGCAGCGGATGGTCACCGACGCCGAGGAGGTCGAGCGGGAGAAGCTGGCCGCGCTGACCGACGCCGCGAAGCGCCGGCGCGCCGTGGAGATGCTGTCCGAGCGGCACGCCGCCATGGTCAAGGCCCACGATCTGCGCACCGACCAGGCGAACCTGGACGAGCTGGCGGTCACCTCGAAGGCCCGGAACGCCGCGAGCGGCGCGGCGGGATCCCCCGACGAGAACGGGAGCAACGCATGA
- a CDS encoding lytic transglycosylase domain-containing protein: MSLGVSGVLGRVAELQEQLGLTPPPAALDPAGKSGDKFASALAKATGAGPGAGGATGPTGADVVTAAKKYLGTPYVFGGTDPAKGLDCSGLVQQVYQDLGVKMPRNSWQQATAGRPVASLADAKPGDVLAFDSPVDHVAIYLGDHKMIAAPKPGDHVKIQSVYEKPTHIRRILDDVPAAAVQDMSALRPAGLRGSAAGGLAGVPYADLFLKAGAKHDVSPKLLAAVAKVESGYNPKAVSPAGARGLMQLMPGTARGLGVDDPFDPAQAVDGAARMLKGLLKEFKSVPLALAAYNAGGGAVHKYGGIPPFSETQAYVPKVQKALAALGG; encoded by the coding sequence ATGAGCCTCGGCGTTTCCGGTGTGCTGGGCCGTGTCGCCGAACTGCAGGAACAGCTGGGTCTGACCCCGCCGCCGGCCGCTCTGGACCCGGCCGGGAAGTCCGGTGACAAGTTCGCGTCCGCGCTGGCCAAGGCGACCGGCGCCGGTCCGGGTGCCGGCGGGGCCACCGGGCCGACCGGGGCGGACGTGGTGACGGCCGCGAAGAAGTACCTGGGCACGCCGTACGTCTTCGGCGGCACCGACCCGGCCAAGGGACTGGACTGCTCCGGCCTGGTCCAACAGGTCTACCAGGACCTGGGCGTCAAGATGCCGCGCAACTCGTGGCAGCAGGCCACCGCGGGCCGCCCGGTGGCCAGTCTGGCCGACGCCAAGCCGGGCGACGTGCTGGCGTTCGACTCGCCGGTCGACCACGTGGCGATCTACCTGGGCGACCACAAGATGATCGCGGCGCCGAAGCCGGGCGACCACGTCAAGATCCAGTCGGTGTACGAGAAGCCCACCCACATCCGCCGGATCCTCGACGACGTGCCGGCCGCCGCGGTCCAGGACATGTCGGCGCTGCGCCCGGCCGGGCTGCGCGGGTCGGCGGCCGGCGGGCTGGCCGGGGTGCCGTACGCGGACCTGTTCCTGAAGGCCGGCGCCAAGCACGACGTCTCGCCGAAGCTGCTGGCCGCGGTGGCGAAGGTGGAGTCCGGGTACAACCCGAAGGCGGTCAGCCCGGCCGGGGCGCGCGGCCTGATGCAGCTGATGCCGGGCACCGCGCGCGGGCTCGGGGTGGACGACCCGTTCGATCCGGCGCAGGCCGTGGACGGGGCCGCCAGGATGCTGAAGGGCCTGCTCAAGGAGTTCAAGTCGGTGCCGCTGGCGCTGGCCGCCTACAACGCGGGCGGCGGTGCGGTGCACAAGTACGGCGGCATCCCGCCGTTCAGCGAGACCCAGGCGTACGTGCCGAAGGTACAGAAGGCATTGGCCGCGCTCGGCGGCTGA
- a CDS encoding flagellar hook-length control protein FliK: MPSSVTGPEHRPVTEATRRPGARRDEGADFGSALSAELGRPDRDEAEQAGRADLAGTARRADLAGTDGRADRAGTAAADRAAMERAGTDRALTGRIAADRARLDRATDQRAADRVASERTAADRTATDRTAADRAAQRAAEQRTAGQRDAARELADRTSADRAAARRAAADRAPNRATAERSVADRTTGDRTERAGGRKDDDVKDTGTERPADAAKEPHGPDRTAHRARAKAAGEPAATTPEATTEATGTEKATEGTEKTDADGTAQTTATAVAVPAMPLVTPGVPDAAPAAATAGTATGPAAATAVAAATAPEATAPAPAGQPAAPATTAPTAATPDAPQQATGAATAAAGVAPAAGPATAGAAPAAGQPGATPAGTAPQQQPGVGTAVPASAGATAARPTWASPAATGTDPAATTNAEAAATTPADPAATATTPAGTPAAATATTPDTGTDAGGDPGGSGQPGAEAFGTPENNQQTATGPAPLPTAVPAAAQPADAGLPPGAPLPGVAGPQAAAPAAPAAPATPVPAPSTPMPVPMAEQLAMRIVPLRLDADGVHRLTVQLHPVDLGPVQVVAEIRNGDISVQLTGGTEAGTEAIRDALDDLRRDLRDAGFGNCSLDLRQGGQQDQARQRFEAGGGFGRRTGGDGPGGTEPPVEPAPVTTRRITPAGRFDTHA, encoded by the coding sequence ATGCCGAGTTCCGTGACCGGACCTGAGCACCGGCCTGTCACCGAGGCCACCCGCCGACCGGGCGCGCGGCGCGACGAGGGGGCGGACTTCGGGTCGGCGCTCTCCGCCGAGCTGGGCCGCCCCGATCGGGACGAGGCCGAGCAGGCCGGGCGAGCCGACCTGGCCGGTACCGCCCGGCGGGCGGATCTGGCCGGTACGGACGGGCGGGCCGACCGGGCCGGGACCGCCGCCGCGGACCGGGCCGCCATGGAGCGGGCCGGGACCGACCGCGCCCTGACGGGCCGGATCGCGGCGGACCGCGCCCGCCTGGACCGGGCCACGGACCAGCGAGCCGCCGACCGGGTCGCTTCGGAGCGGACCGCCGCCGACCGGACCGCTACCGACCGGACCGCCGCGGACCGGGCCGCGCAGCGGGCCGCGGAGCAGCGGACCGCCGGCCAGCGCGACGCGGCCCGGGAGCTTGCCGACCGGACCTCGGCGGATCGGGCCGCCGCCCGGCGCGCCGCCGCCGACCGCGCGCCGAACCGGGCCACCGCCGAGCGGAGCGTGGCCGACCGGACCACGGGCGACCGCACCGAGCGGGCCGGCGGCCGGAAGGACGACGACGTCAAGGACACCGGCACCGAGCGGCCGGCGGATGCCGCGAAGGAGCCGCACGGCCCGGACCGCACCGCCCACCGTGCCCGGGCCAAGGCCGCCGGCGAACCGGCCGCGACGACCCCGGAGGCCACCACCGAGGCGACCGGCACCGAGAAGGCGACCGAGGGTACCGAGAAGACCGACGCGGACGGCACCGCGCAGACCACCGCGACCGCGGTCGCCGTCCCGGCGATGCCGTTGGTCACCCCGGGCGTCCCGGACGCTGCCCCGGCCGCCGCCACCGCCGGGACCGCCACCGGCCCGGCCGCCGCCACCGCGGTCGCCGCCGCCACGGCACCGGAGGCCACCGCGCCCGCCCCGGCGGGTCAGCCCGCCGCCCCGGCGACCACCGCGCCCACCGCCGCCACGCCGGACGCGCCGCAGCAGGCCACCGGCGCGGCCACGGCGGCGGCCGGGGTCGCGCCGGCCGCCGGTCCCGCGACCGCCGGCGCCGCTCCGGCCGCCGGGCAGCCCGGTGCCACGCCGGCCGGCACCGCGCCACAGCAGCAGCCCGGAGTGGGCACCGCCGTCCCGGCCTCGGCCGGGGCCACCGCGGCCCGCCCGACCTGGGCGAGCCCGGCCGCCACCGGCACCGACCCGGCCGCCACGACGAACGCCGAGGCCGCCGCGACCACGCCGGCCGACCCGGCCGCCACCGCCACGACGCCGGCCGGGACGCCGGCCGCGGCCACCGCCACGACGCCGGACACCGGCACCGACGCCGGGGGTGACCCGGGTGGGTCCGGGCAGCCGGGGGCGGAGGCGTTCGGTACCCCGGAGAACAACCAGCAGACCGCGACCGGACCGGCACCGCTGCCCACCGCGGTCCCGGCGGCGGCACAGCCCGCCGACGCCGGCCTGCCGCCCGGCGCGCCGCTGCCCGGGGTGGCCGGCCCGCAGGCCGCCGCGCCCGCCGCTCCGGCCGCTCCGGCCACGCCGGTCCCGGCGCCGAGCACGCCGATGCCGGTGCCGATGGCCGAGCAGCTGGCCATGCGGATCGTGCCGTTGCGGCTGGACGCGGACGGCGTGCACCGGCTCACCGTGCAGCTGCACCCGGTCGACCTGGGCCCGGTCCAGGTGGTCGCGGAGATCCGCAACGGCGACATCAGCGTGCAGCTCACCGGCGGCACCGAGGCCGGCACCGAGGCGATCCGGGACGCGCTCGACGACCTGCGCCGGGACCTGCGCGACGCCGGGTTCGGCAACTGCTCGCTGGACCTGCGCCAGGGCGGCCAGCAGGATCAGGCCCGGCAACGGTTCGAGGCGGGCGGCGGGTTCGGCCGGCGGACCGGCGGGGACGGCCCGGGCGGCACCGAGCCGCCGGTCGAGCCGGCCCCGGTGACGACCCGGCGGATCACCCCGGCCGGGCGGTTCGACACCCACGCCTGA